Proteins encoded in a region of the Pseudomonas viciae genome:
- a CDS encoding M18 family aminopeptidase, producing MRAELNQGLIDFLKASPTPFHATATLAQRLEAAGYQRLDERETWATEANGRYYVTRNDSSIIAFKLGRNSPLHDGIRLVGAHTDSPCLRVKPQPELQRHGFWQLGVEVYGGALLAPWFDRDLSLAGRVTFRRDGKVESQLIDFKAPIATIPNLAIHLNREANQGWAINPQNELPPILAQFAGDERVDFRAVLTDQLAREHGLNADVVLDYELSFYDTQSAAVIGLHGDFIAGARLDNLLSCYAGLQALLNTDTDETCVLVCNDHEEVGSCSACGADGPMLEQTLRRLLPEGEEFVRTIQKSLLVSADNAHGVHPNYADKHDANHGPKLNAGPVIKVNSNQRYATNSETAGFFRHLCMAEEVPVQSFVVRSDMGCGSTIGPITASQLGVRTVDIGLPTFAMHSIRELCGSHDLAHLVKVLSAFYASRELP from the coding sequence ATGCGCGCAGAGTTGAACCAGGGCCTGATCGACTTTCTCAAGGCCTCTCCCACCCCGTTCCATGCCACCGCCACCCTTGCCCAGCGTCTGGAAGCGGCGGGTTATCAGCGTCTTGACGAGCGCGAAACCTGGGCCACCGAGGCCAACGGTCGTTATTACGTCACGCGCAACGACTCCTCGATCATCGCCTTCAAACTGGGCCGCAATTCCCCGCTGCACGACGGCATCCGCCTGGTCGGCGCCCACACCGACAGCCCGTGCCTGCGGGTCAAGCCGCAGCCGGAACTGCAACGCCACGGGTTCTGGCAACTGGGCGTGGAGGTCTACGGCGGTGCGCTGCTGGCGCCGTGGTTTGACCGCGACCTGTCCCTGGCCGGGCGGGTGACCTTCCGCCGCGACGGCAAGGTCGAAAGCCAGCTGATCGATTTCAAGGCGCCGATCGCCACGATTCCAAACCTGGCCATCCACCTCAATCGCGAGGCCAACCAGGGCTGGGCGATTAACCCGCAGAATGAGCTTCCACCGATCCTTGCCCAGTTCGCCGGCGACGAGCGCGTCGACTTCCGTGCCGTGCTCACCGATCAACTGGCCCGCGAACACGGCTTGAACGCTGACGTGGTGCTCGATTACGAGCTGAGCTTCTACGATACCCAAAGCGCCGCGGTCATTGGTTTGCACGGCGATTTCATTGCCGGCGCGCGCCTGGACAACCTGCTGTCGTGCTACGCCGGCCTGCAAGCTTTACTGAACACCGACACCGACGAAACCTGCGTACTGGTGTGCAACGATCACGAGGAAGTTGGTTCTTGCTCGGCCTGTGGCGCCGATGGCCCGATGCTGGAACAGACCCTGCGGCGCTTATTGCCCGAAGGTGAAGAGTTCGTACGGACCATTCAGAAATCCCTGCTGGTTTCGGCAGACAACGCCCACGGCGTGCACCCCAACTACGCCGACAAACACGACGCCAACCATGGCCCCAAGCTCAATGCCGGGCCGGTGATCAAGGTCAACAGCAACCAGCGCTACGCCACCAACAGCGAAACCGCCGGGTTCTTCCGCCACCTGTGCATGGCCGAAGAAGTGCCGGTGCAGAGCTTCGTGGTGCGCAGCGACATGGGCTGTGGTTCGACCATCGGCCCGATCACCGCCAGTCAGTTGGGCGTGCGCACCGTGGACATCGGTTTGCCGACCTTCGCCATGCATTCGATCCGCGAGCTGTGCGGCAGCCATGACCTGGCGCATTTGGTGAAGGTGTTGAGCGCGTTTTATGCCAGTCGCGAGTTGCCATAG
- a CDS encoding DUF2182 domain-containing protein, which produces MAEPQAVTQSKRLTGEQLLFLLCLLALTALAWLVLLHMARDMSAPGGMADAAMAGMVMPWSLADALLMFAMWVVMMIGMMLPSALPMLLIYQQMLRKRMPAPQRHLALLLFCSAYGLVWAGFALGATVLQWALEQLAVLSPGMRVSSTALGAGLLLVAGVYQWLPSKAACLEHCRGPLHFLLSYWRPDVLGGWRMGLAHGAYCLGCCWALMGLLFVVGVMNLLWVAVIGAFILLEKNLPQGLWLSRTCGVLLLGWGLWLLLG; this is translated from the coding sequence ATGGCAGAACCTCAGGCGGTGACGCAGAGCAAGCGACTGACAGGCGAGCAGTTGCTGTTCCTGCTCTGCCTGCTTGCGCTGACCGCCCTGGCCTGGCTGGTGCTGCTGCATATGGCCCGTGACATGAGTGCGCCGGGCGGCATGGCTGATGCGGCAATGGCCGGCATGGTCATGCCCTGGAGCCTGGCCGATGCTCTGCTGATGTTCGCCATGTGGGTGGTGATGATGATCGGCATGATGCTGCCCAGCGCCCTGCCCATGCTGCTGATCTACCAGCAGATGTTGCGCAAGCGCATGCCGGCACCGCAGCGGCACCTGGCCCTGCTGCTGTTCTGCAGCGCCTATGGCCTGGTCTGGGCTGGCTTCGCCCTGGGTGCCACGGTGCTGCAATGGGCGCTCGAGCAGCTCGCCGTGCTCAGTCCGGGGATGCGCGTCAGCAGTACCGCGTTGGGCGCCGGCCTGCTGCTGGTCGCAGGCGTCTATCAGTGGTTGCCAAGCAAGGCGGCCTGCCTTGAGCATTGTCGCGGGCCGCTGCATTTTCTTCTCAGCTACTGGCGCCCCGACGTGCTCGGCGGCTGGCGCATGGGCCTGGCCCATGGCGCTTACTGCCTGGGCTGCTGCTGGGCCCTGATGGGCCTGTTGTTCGTGGTCGGCGTGATGAACCTGCTCTGGGTGGCAGTGATCGGTGCCTTCATCCTGCTGGAGAAAAACCTGCCGCAGGGACTTTGGCTCAGTCGTACCTGCGGTGTGTTGTTGCTCGGCTGGGGCCTGTGGCTGCTGCTGGGCTAG
- a CDS encoding DUF1326 domain-containing protein codes for MAIAEWRMQGVEFIACNCNWGCPCQFNAPPTHGHCQAVASMRVEHGYFNQVKLEGLCWAATFAWPGAIHEGNGSCQVFIDERADEAQRQALLTILSGLESDPGANVFQVFSSTMSEAFEPLFVPITLSIDVDQRLAHLDIPGVLQASGEPIRSPIDGSPHRVRLSLPNGFEFLEAEVASGSYQTHSALKLQSRDSHSHLAHVHFTGHGIEP; via the coding sequence ATGGCCATCGCCGAATGGCGCATGCAGGGCGTCGAATTCATTGCCTGCAACTGCAATTGGGGCTGCCCCTGTCAATTCAATGCACCACCGACCCATGGCCACTGCCAGGCGGTGGCGTCGATGCGGGTGGAGCATGGGTATTTCAATCAGGTGAAGCTGGAAGGCTTGTGCTGGGCCGCCACCTTCGCTTGGCCGGGCGCCATCCATGAGGGCAACGGCAGTTGTCAGGTGTTCATCGATGAACGCGCCGACGAGGCGCAACGCCAGGCCCTGCTGACCATTCTCTCTGGCCTGGAGAGCGACCCCGGGGCCAACGTGTTTCAGGTGTTCAGTAGCACCATGAGTGAAGCGTTCGAACCGCTGTTCGTGCCCATCACCCTGTCCATCGATGTCGATCAACGCTTGGCGCACCTGGACATTCCAGGCGTGCTGCAGGCCAGCGGCGAGCCAATTCGCAGCCCGATAGACGGCTCACCTCATCGAGTCCGCCTGTCCCTGCCCAACGGCTTCGAGTTCCTTGAGGCCGAAGTTGCCAGCGGCAGCTACCAGACGCATTCAGCCCTCAAGCTACAATCCCGGGACAGTCATAGCCACCTCGCCCACGTGCATTTCACCGGCCATGGCATAGAGCCGTAA
- a CDS encoding zinc-binding dehydrogenase: protein MKALQGVEGQVVWADEPSPACDVGQVRIRVAAAGLNRADLLQKAGLYPPPPGASQVLGLECSGVISEVGAGSSWQVGDRVCALLAGGGMAEEVVVDGRHVLPVPEGLSLAQAAALPEVYSTAWLNLFQLAGLKPGEKVLLHAGASGVGSAAIQLCKAFGNPCWVSVGSADRLSYCEALGAQGGVVRTDGLESLDDFGPFDVILDPVGANYAKLNVKLLSVDGRWVLIGLMGGRSTELDLAQVLGKRIQLLGSTLRSRDDQFKADLLSELGHQVWPLFTDKRLSPQLARTFAIKDAEAAFAELATNKVSGKLVLVIDESLS from the coding sequence GTGAAAGCATTGCAAGGCGTTGAAGGCCAAGTGGTATGGGCAGATGAGCCGAGTCCAGCGTGTGATGTCGGGCAAGTTCGCATCCGTGTGGCGGCCGCCGGCCTGAATCGGGCCGATTTGTTACAAAAAGCCGGGCTTTATCCACCGCCACCCGGTGCCAGCCAGGTGCTGGGGCTGGAGTGTTCCGGAGTGATCAGCGAAGTCGGGGCGGGCTCGTCCTGGCAGGTGGGCGACCGTGTTTGCGCCTTGCTCGCCGGCGGCGGGATGGCCGAAGAAGTGGTGGTCGATGGCCGGCATGTCCTGCCGGTGCCCGAGGGTTTGTCATTGGCTCAAGCGGCTGCGCTGCCTGAGGTTTACAGCACCGCGTGGCTGAATTTGTTTCAGCTTGCCGGGCTTAAACCGGGTGAAAAAGTCCTGCTGCACGCCGGGGCCAGTGGCGTCGGCTCGGCCGCGATCCAGCTCTGCAAGGCGTTCGGCAACCCGTGCTGGGTCAGCGTCGGTTCGGCTGATCGTCTGAGTTATTGCGAAGCGCTGGGGGCCCAGGGGGGCGTGGTGCGCACCGATGGCCTGGAGAGCCTGGACGACTTCGGCCCCTTCGACGTGATCCTCGATCCGGTGGGCGCCAATTACGCCAAACTCAACGTGAAACTTTTGTCAGTTGACGGGCGCTGGGTGTTGATTGGCCTGATGGGCGGACGCTCGACCGAACTCGATCTGGCGCAGGTGCTGGGCAAGCGTATCCAATTGCTCGGCTCGACCTTGCGCAGTCGTGACGATCAGTTCAAGGCCGACCTGCTCAGTGAGCTGGGGCACCAGGTGTGGCCGCTGTTTACCGACAAACGGCTGAGCCCGCAACTGGCCAGGACCTTTGCGATCAAGGATGCCGAAGCGGCGTTCGCGGAACTGGCGACCAATAAGGTGTCTGGGAAGTTGGTGTTGGTGATCGATGAGAGCCTGAGCTGA
- a CDS encoding RluA family pseudouridine synthase yields the protein MPLSNIRIIYQDAAVLVVDKPTLLLSVPGRADDNKDCLITRLQENGYPEARIVHRLDWETSGIILLARDPDTHRELSRQFHDRETEKAYTALCWGQPALDSGSIDLPLRYDPPTKPRHVVDHEHGKHALTFWRVLERCGDWCRVELTPITGRSHQLRVHMLSIGHPLLGDGLYAHPQALAAWPRLCLHASMLSFTHPQSGERLRFECPAPF from the coding sequence ATGCCCCTGTCCAACATCCGCATCATCTATCAGGACGCCGCCGTCCTGGTGGTCGACAAGCCGACCCTGCTGCTGTCGGTGCCCGGCCGGGCCGACGACAACAAAGACTGCCTGATCACCCGCCTGCAGGAAAACGGCTACCCGGAAGCGCGGATCGTGCACCGACTGGACTGGGAAACCTCCGGCATCATTCTGTTGGCCCGCGACCCGGACACTCATCGCGAACTGTCTCGGCAGTTTCATGATCGAGAAACCGAAAAAGCCTACACCGCGTTGTGCTGGGGCCAGCCGGCGCTGGACAGCGGCAGCATCGACTTGCCGTTGCGCTACGACCCGCCGACCAAACCTCGCCATGTGGTGGACCATGAACATGGCAAACACGCCCTGACTTTCTGGCGGGTGCTGGAACGTTGCGGCGATTGGTGCCGGGTCGAACTGACGCCGATCACCGGGCGTTCACACCAATTGCGCGTGCACATGCTGTCCATCGGCCACCCGCTGCTGGGCGACGGGCTCTACGCCCACCCGCAAGCGCTCGCCGCCTGGCCACGGCTGTGCCTGCACGCCAGCATGCTCAGCTTCACCCATCCGCAAAGCGGCGAACGCCTGCGCTTCGAGTGCCCTGCACCGTTCTAA
- a CDS encoding HAD family hydrolase, which yields MALAIFDLDETLIHGDCATLWSEQMGRLGWVDPESFMQRNNALMDAYSHGKLSMEEYMDFSLEPMIGRTPEEIEHLVAPWVEDFIEPIIFSDATKTLAEHRKAGDRILVISASGTHLVKPIAERLGIDEILAINLEVTHGVYSGKTEGTLTYREGKIARLLDWLDAEEENLEGASFYSDSRNDLPLLLRVDFPHVVNPDPVLKAHAESAGWPIHTWK from the coding sequence ATGGCCCTGGCAATTTTTGATCTGGACGAAACCCTGATCCACGGCGACTGCGCCACCCTCTGGAGCGAGCAGATGGGGCGCCTGGGCTGGGTCGATCCCGAGTCATTCATGCAGCGCAACAACGCACTGATGGACGCCTACAGCCACGGCAAGCTGAGCATGGAAGAGTACATGGACTTCAGCCTGGAGCCGATGATCGGCCGCACACCAGAAGAAATCGAGCACCTGGTGGCGCCGTGGGTGGAAGACTTTATCGAACCGATCATCTTCAGCGACGCCACCAAGACCCTCGCCGAACACCGCAAGGCCGGCGACCGGATCCTGGTGATCTCGGCCTCAGGCACGCACCTGGTCAAGCCGATTGCCGAACGCCTGGGCATCGATGAAATCCTGGCGATCAATCTCGAAGTGACCCATGGGGTGTACAGCGGCAAGACCGAGGGTACCCTCACCTACCGCGAAGGCAAGATCGCGCGGCTGCTGGATTGGCTGGATGCCGAGGAAGAGAACCTGGAGGGCGCGAGTTTCTACTCCGACTCGCGCAACGACCTGCCGCTGTTGCTGCGGGTGGACTTCCCCCACGTGGTCAACCCGGATCCGGTGCTGAAGGCCCATGCCGAATCGGCCGGGTGGCCGATCCATACCTGGAAATAA
- a CDS encoding ABC transporter permease, protein MSRAESGSVGLYHRVVVYLLFAILLLPLAGTLVYSIASSWSATVLPSGFTFKWYVQLWSDPRFLHAFGQSLIVCVGALVLSVVLILPLLFVVHYHFPRLDALMNILILLPFAVPPVVSSVGLLQLYGSGPLAMVGTPWILIGCYFTVALPFMYRAITNNLQAINLRDLMDAAQLLGANTFQAAVLVVLPNLRKGLMVALLLSFSFLFGEFVFANILVGTRYETLQVYLNNMRNSSGHFTSALVISYFFFVLVLTWAANILNKDKSQ, encoded by the coding sequence ATGTCTCGCGCTGAATCGGGCTCCGTCGGGCTCTATCATCGAGTGGTGGTGTACCTGCTGTTCGCCATCCTCCTGCTGCCCCTGGCCGGCACGCTGGTCTACTCCATCGCCAGCAGTTGGTCGGCCACCGTGCTGCCCAGTGGTTTCACCTTCAAATGGTATGTGCAGTTGTGGAGCGATCCGCGCTTTCTCCACGCCTTCGGTCAATCGCTGATCGTCTGCGTCGGCGCGCTGGTGCTCTCGGTGGTGCTGATCCTGCCGCTGCTGTTCGTGGTGCATTACCACTTCCCCAGACTCGACGCGCTGATGAACATCCTCATCCTGCTGCCCTTCGCGGTGCCGCCGGTGGTGTCGTCGGTGGGGCTGCTGCAACTCTACGGGTCCGGGCCACTGGCGATGGTGGGCACGCCGTGGATCCTGATCGGCTGCTACTTCACCGTCGCCCTGCCGTTCATGTACCGGGCGATCACCAACAACCTGCAAGCCATCAACCTGCGCGACCTGATGGACGCCGCCCAACTGCTCGGCGCCAACACCTTCCAGGCCGCCGTGCTGGTGGTGCTGCCGAACCTGCGCAAGGGCTTGATGGTGGCGTTGCTACTGTCGTTCTCGTTCCTGTTCGGCGAATTCGTGTTTGCCAACATCCTCGTCGGCACCCGCTATGAAACCCTGCAGGTGTACCTCAACAACATGCGCAACAGCAGCGGCCACTTCACCAGTGCCCTGGTGATTTCCTACTTCTTCTTCGTACTGGTCCTGACCTGGGCGGCCAACATCTTGAACAAGGACAAAAGCCAATGA
- a CDS encoding UTRA domain-containing protein: protein MRIETTKAVTTIGQVLQEQLDHGLLAPGSKLPAERKLSELFGTTRITVREALLQLEAQGQIYREERRGWFVSPPRLAYNLMQRSHFHAMVAAQGRVPSTQVISARLQPASAAVCAWLQLPALSSVIQICRVRRIDERLVLYVEHYLNPQYFPDILEFDLNQSITELYARHYDLHYGRVKFEIVPTSLQPEAAAALKVSVGSPGLRIARVNYDQHQRLIDCDLEFWRHDAIHVGVDVPEQPPGA from the coding sequence ATGCGCATCGAGACAACCAAAGCGGTGACAACCATTGGCCAAGTCCTGCAAGAGCAGCTCGACCATGGGTTACTGGCACCCGGCAGCAAGTTGCCGGCCGAGCGCAAGCTCAGTGAGTTGTTCGGCACCACGCGCATCACCGTGCGTGAAGCCTTGTTGCAGCTTGAAGCCCAGGGGCAGATTTATCGGGAGGAGCGCCGGGGCTGGTTTGTCTCGCCGCCACGCCTGGCCTACAACCTGATGCAGCGCAGCCATTTCCACGCCATGGTCGCCGCTCAGGGGCGGGTGCCTTCTACCCAAGTGATTTCGGCGCGCCTGCAACCGGCCTCGGCGGCGGTGTGTGCCTGGTTGCAGCTGCCGGCGCTGTCCAGCGTGATCCAGATCTGTCGCGTGCGGCGTATCGACGAGCGCCTGGTGCTGTACGTCGAGCACTACCTGAACCCGCAGTACTTTCCGGACATCCTTGAGTTCGACCTTAACCAGTCCATCACCGAGCTGTATGCCCGCCATTACGACTTGCATTACGGTCGGGTGAAGTTCGAAATCGTGCCCACCTCTTTACAGCCCGAAGCAGCGGCGGCGCTGAAGGTCTCGGTGGGCAGCCCCGGGCTGCGGATCGCCCGGGTCAACTATGACCAGCACCAGCGGTTGATCGACTGTGACCTGGAATTCTGGCGCCACGATGCGATTCATGTCGGGGTGGATGTGCCGGAGCAACCGCCTGGCGCCTGA
- a CDS encoding alkaline phosphatase family protein encodes MKHNVILVVLDGLNYEVARHAMGHLQAYVGAGRAALYKLECELPALSRPLYECILTGVVPLDSGIVHNNVTRLSNQRSIFHYATQAGLSTAAAAYHWVSELYNVSPFIAGRDRHTNNPDLPIQHGHFYWNDHYPDSHLFADAEHLRQRYLPNFLLVHPMNIDDAGHQHGLDTPQYRNSARSADINLAVYLQAWLDAGYQVLVTSDHGMNNDRSHNGLLAEEREVPLFVLGDGFSLDPAATPRQTELCGTICQLLGVDHDKPYCQELLK; translated from the coding sequence ATGAAGCACAACGTCATCCTGGTGGTGCTCGACGGCCTCAATTATGAAGTCGCCCGGCATGCCATGGGGCATTTGCAGGCTTACGTCGGCGCAGGACGCGCGGCCCTCTACAAACTGGAATGTGAGTTGCCCGCCCTGTCCCGTCCGCTCTATGAATGCATCCTCACCGGCGTCGTGCCCCTCGACAGCGGGATCGTGCACAACAACGTCACGCGCCTGTCGAACCAGCGCAGCATTTTCCACTATGCCACCCAAGCCGGCTTGAGTACCGCCGCCGCTGCCTATCATTGGGTCAGCGAGCTGTACAACGTATCCCCATTCATCGCCGGCCGGGATCGGCATACCAACAACCCCGACCTGCCGATCCAGCACGGGCATTTCTACTGGAATGACCACTACCCCGATTCCCACTTGTTCGCCGACGCCGAACACCTGCGCCAGCGCTACCTGCCGAACTTTTTGCTGGTGCACCCGATGAACATCGACGATGCCGGCCACCAGCACGGCCTGGACACCCCGCAATACCGCAACAGCGCCCGCTCGGCCGACATCAACCTGGCGGTCTACCTGCAAGCCTGGCTCGACGCCGGCTATCAGGTGCTGGTGACGTCCGACCACGGCATGAACAACGACCGCTCCCACAACGGCCTGCTGGCCGAAGAACGGGAAGTACCGCTGTTTGTCCTCGGCGACGGCTTCAGCCTCGATCCGGCTGCCACGCCCCGGCAGACCGAACTGTGCGGCACCATTTGCCAGTTGCTCGGCGTTGACCACGACAAACCCTACTGCCAGGAGTTACTCAAGTGA
- a CDS encoding ABC transporter substrate-binding protein: MKQLFLASLLGSTIAMCTAAMAADTDLKTLEAAAKAEGAVNSVGMPDDWANWKGTWDDLAKLYGLKHIDTDMSSAQEIAKFAAEKDNASADIGDVGAAFGPIAVKQGVVQPYKPSTWEQVPAWAKDKDGNWALAYTGTIAFIVNKKLLHGSDVPTKWADLKTGKYKVSIGDVSTAAQAANGVLAAALANGGDEKNVQPALLMFAEIAKQGRLSMANPTIATMEKGEVEVGVVWDFNGLSYKAKMANPDDYVVLIPSDGSVISGYTTIINKYAKHPNAAKLAREYIFSDAGQINLAKGNARPIRAEHLTLPEEVKAKLLPNEQYKGVTPIKDADAWEKTSKALPQKWQEEVIINMQ, translated from the coding sequence ATGAAACAGCTTTTCCTGGCATCACTGTTAGGCTCGACTATCGCCATGTGCACCGCCGCCATGGCTGCTGACACCGATCTGAAAACGTTGGAAGCCGCTGCGAAAGCGGAAGGCGCCGTCAACAGCGTCGGCATGCCCGATGACTGGGCAAACTGGAAAGGCACCTGGGACGACCTGGCCAAACTCTACGGTTTGAAACACATCGACACCGACATGAGCTCGGCCCAGGAAATCGCCAAGTTCGCCGCCGAGAAAGACAACGCCAGCGCCGACATCGGCGACGTCGGCGCGGCTTTCGGCCCGATCGCAGTCAAGCAGGGCGTGGTTCAACCCTACAAGCCAAGCACCTGGGAACAGGTTCCAGCCTGGGCCAAGGATAAGGACGGCAACTGGGCCCTGGCCTACACCGGCACCATCGCGTTCATCGTCAACAAGAAGCTGCTGCACGGCTCCGACGTACCGACCAAATGGGCCGACCTGAAAACCGGTAAATACAAAGTCTCCATTGGTGACGTCAGCACCGCGGCCCAGGCTGCCAACGGCGTGCTGGCAGCCGCGTTGGCCAACGGCGGCGATGAGAAAAACGTCCAACCAGCCCTGTTGATGTTTGCCGAGATCGCCAAGCAAGGGCGCCTGTCCATGGCCAACCCGACCATCGCCACCATGGAAAAGGGTGAAGTCGAAGTGGGTGTGGTCTGGGACTTCAACGGCCTGAGCTACAAGGCCAAGATGGCCAACCCGGATGACTACGTCGTGCTGATTCCGTCCGACGGCTCGGTGATCTCCGGCTACACCACCATCATCAACAAATACGCCAAGCACCCGAACGCCGCCAAACTGGCGCGTGAGTACATCTTCAGCGACGCCGGCCAGATCAACCTGGCCAAGGGCAACGCCCGTCCGATCCGCGCCGAGCACCTGACCCTGCCGGAAGAGGTCAAGGCCAAGCTGCTGCCGAACGAGCAGTACAAAGGCGTGACCCCGATCAAGGACGCGGATGCGTGGGAGAAGACCTCCAAGGCACTGCCGCAGAAGTGGCAGGAAGAAGTGATCATCAATATGCAGTAA
- a CDS encoding ABC transporter permease, which translates to MTRGKWLAALCLVPFAIFFIVFQIAPLLWVLINSLESEEFGWGLANFSKIFSSKFYLQAIQHSLEISFWSSVFGIVIAVLGSYSLRRVDSRLRNFVNAFANMTSNFAGVPLAFAFIILLGFNGSITIMLKQAGIIEDFNLYSKTGLIILYTYFQIPLGVLLLYPAFDALREDWRESAALLGANGWQFWRHIGLPVLTPALLGTFVILLANALGAYATVYALTTGNFNVLPIRIAAMVSGDISLDPNMASALAVVLVALMTVVTIVHQLLLKRSYHVSR; encoded by the coding sequence ATGACGCGCGGCAAATGGCTGGCAGCGTTGTGCCTGGTGCCCTTCGCGATTTTCTTCATCGTGTTCCAGATCGCCCCGCTGCTCTGGGTGCTGATCAACAGCCTGGAATCGGAAGAGTTCGGCTGGGGCCTGGCCAACTTCAGCAAGATCTTCAGCTCCAAGTTCTACCTGCAAGCGATCCAGCACAGCCTGGAAATAAGCTTCTGGTCCAGCGTGTTCGGTATCGTCATCGCCGTGCTCGGCAGCTACTCCCTACGCCGGGTCGATTCGCGGCTGCGCAACTTCGTCAACGCCTTCGCCAACATGACCAGCAACTTTGCCGGCGTGCCCCTGGCCTTCGCCTTCATCATCTTGCTGGGGTTCAACGGCAGCATCACGATCATGCTCAAGCAGGCGGGGATCATCGAGGATTTCAACCTGTACTCGAAAACCGGGTTGATCATCCTCTACACCTACTTCCAGATTCCCTTGGGTGTACTGCTGCTCTATCCGGCCTTCGACGCCCTGCGCGAAGACTGGCGTGAATCCGCCGCGCTGTTGGGGGCCAACGGCTGGCAGTTCTGGCGGCACATCGGCTTGCCGGTGCTGACCCCGGCGCTGCTGGGCACCTTCGTGATCCTGCTGGCCAACGCCCTGGGGGCCTATGCCACGGTCTATGCGCTGACCACCGGTAACTTCAACGTCCTGCCGATTCGCATCGCCGCCATGGTCTCCGGCGACATCTCCCTCGACCCGAACATGGCCAGCGCCCTGGCCGTGGTGCTGGTGGCGTTGATGACCGTGGTGACCATCGTCCATCAGTTGCTGCTCAAGAGGAGCTACCATGTCTCGCGCTGA
- a CDS encoding ABC transporter ATP-binding protein produces MSYVSVQHLQKSYAGTPVFSDINCEIRKGEFVTLLGPSGCGKSTLLRCIAGLTAVDAGQILLDGQDIVPLSPQKRGIGMVFQSYALFPNMTVEQNVAFGLRMQKVDASDSHKRVLEILRLVELHDFATRYPHQLSGGQCQRVALARSLVTRPRLLLLDEPLSALDARIRKHLREQIRQIQRELGLTTIFVTHDQEEALTMSDRIFLMNQGRIVQSGDAETLYTAPVDVFAAGFIGNYNLLDADSASKLLQRPVNGRIAIRPEAIELSHDGQAEALIRSHSLLGNVIRYRVEARGVELVVDVLNRSAADLHPDGTRLSLSIDPSALCEVA; encoded by the coding sequence ATGAGCTACGTCAGCGTCCAACACCTGCAAAAAAGCTACGCCGGCACCCCGGTATTCAGCGACATCAACTGCGAGATCCGCAAGGGCGAATTCGTCACCCTCCTCGGCCCTTCCGGCTGCGGCAAGTCCACGCTGTTGCGCTGCATCGCCGGCCTGACCGCGGTGGATGCCGGTCAGATCCTGCTGGACGGCCAAGACATCGTCCCGCTAAGCCCGCAGAAGCGCGGGATCGGCATGGTGTTCCAGAGTTATGCGTTGTTCCCCAACATGACCGTGGAGCAGAACGTCGCCTTCGGCCTGCGCATGCAAAAAGTCGACGCCTCGGACAGCCACAAGCGGGTGCTGGAGATTTTGCGCCTGGTGGAGCTGCATGATTTTGCCACCCGCTATCCCCATCAACTCTCTGGCGGTCAATGCCAGCGTGTAGCCCTGGCCCGCTCACTGGTGACCCGCCCGCGCCTATTGCTGCTGGATGAACCGCTGTCGGCCCTGGATGCACGGATTCGCAAACACCTGCGCGAACAGATCCGTCAGATCCAGCGCGAGCTGGGCCTGACCACGATCTTCGTCACACACGATCAGGAAGAGGCCCTGACCATGTCTGACCGGATTTTCCTGATGAACCAGGGAAGAATCGTACAAAGCGGCGATGCCGAAACCCTTTACACTGCGCCAGTCGATGTCTTTGCCGCCGGCTTCATCGGCAACTACAACCTGCTGGACGCCGACAGCGCCAGCAAACTGCTGCAACGTCCGGTGAACGGCCGCATCGCCATTCGCCCAGAAGCCATCGAGCTGAGCCACGACGGCCAGGCCGAGGCGCTGATCCGCAGCCACAGCCTGCTGGGCAACGTGATCCGCTACCGGGTGGAAGCACGCGGCGTGGAGTTGGTGGTGGATGTGCTCAATCGCTCGGCGGCCGACCTGCATCCTGACGGCACACGCCTGTCACTTTCCATCGATCCTTCGGCGCTGTGTGAGGTAGCCTGA
- the minE gene encoding cell division topological specificity factor MinE, which yields MNLFDFFRANKKPSTASVAKERLQIIVAHERGQRSTPDYLPALQKELVEVIRKYVNIGSDDVHVALESQGSCSILELNITLPDR from the coding sequence ATGAACCTTTTTGACTTCTTTCGTGCCAACAAAAAGCCCAGTACCGCCTCGGTCGCGAAAGAGCGTCTACAGATCATCGTGGCGCACGAACGCGGCCAACGCAGTACCCCTGACTACCTGCCAGCCTTGCAGAAGGAACTGGTGGAAGTGATCCGCAAGTACGTCAACATCGGTAGCGATGACGTGCATGTGGCACTGGAAAGCCAGGGCAGTTGCTCGATTCTGGAACTCAATATCACCCTGCCGGATCGCTGA